The Limnospira fusiformis SAG 85.79 genomic interval TACCAATCTCACTAATAATTCCATGGTCTCCGTCCTGAACTTGCACACTAAACTTTTGAGCTGTGACCACATCATCTCTATCGGGTTAAACTCAGGGGAATACACCGGCAGATATTCTACCCTGGCTCCTACTGACTCTATCATTTCTTTGACTTCTTCTCGATGATGAGAATTTCAGTTATCCATTACCACTACATCTCCTTTTTTTAATTTTGGCAATAAATCTAACTTGATGAATTGGAGAAAATCCTCTTTTTTCATGGACCCTTATAATGTTTGAGTCGCTACCACTCCGGAGAGCTTAATTGCACCAATTATTGTCATTTTTTGACCTCGATAGGATTTCCGCAGTTCATAGACTTTTTTCCCTTTCGTCGCTCTGGCTAACGGTCTGCTCATCCCTACCCATAACCCACTTTCATCAATAAACACAAGCTTTTCAGGAGCCACATCTCTAATTCTTTACCAATAATCTACTCGCGCTTTCTGTACTTCTTCAGTTACTACTTTTTCGCTCCTGTATGTTTTTTTTTGAGACTTATATCGTGCTGCTTTAAAAATCTATCTATCATGGTCGTACTGACATTTATGCCCAGCTTGTCTCTGAGCTTCTCACTATATTGCCATAAGGTCAGGTCGGGGTGGGCTCCTACAATATCTATCACGGCTTCCTCATGCTGAGATCAAATGCTTTTCTTTTTAGTGCCACACTTACGAGGAGATAAGTCTCCCGTTAATCGATACTGTTTGACCAGTCGCCTTACCGTGTCTGGACTCACCAAAAAGCGTTTCGCTACTTTTCGGATAGAAGTGTCTCCTTTTTCATAGGCTTCTACTATCTTTTTCCGAAAATCTAAAGAGTAACGGCTCATGGTAGTTGGTTGTGATAACTTATACAATAGCCATACATTATACCGTACTTTGTGTTTTGTGTAAAGGCTGTATCTCTTTACCAATTCATAAATCCAGATGCGACTGTAGCCCGTAATTTCTTGGACTTCCTCCGTGGTCTTCCCCTTAGCCAACAACCAAATAATTTAATATTGGCGACTTTCCAAGCCCTCTTGGGCTTGGTGATCAGCCCGGCCAAGTTCTTCGGTACTTAAGTGGGGAGCTATACTAATTCGTCTGGGCATAACGCAAGTTTGGCATTGGTCACTGATATTATAACCGATTAAGCGAACTTGATATAACATGACCGAGGCAAACATTACCCCATCTGGGAGATAGCTTAAATGCCAAATTACCAAAATTACGTTTTTGTGGTTGACACATTGGGGCAACCGTTAAGTCCCACTCATCCGGCCAGAGCCAGAAAGCTTTTGAAGCAGGGTTTGGCCGCAGTCTTTAGGACTTATCTATTTACAATTATAGCATTAGTTAAGGTGGTTAGGACGCAGCTTGGAGAACGGAATCCATGGCATCATGGAGAGAATCAAACTGCTCAATACAATGGCGAATGCGGGCTTTCAACCACGACCAACATTTCTCTATCTTGTTGAGGTCTGGCGAATAAGGTGGTAGATAGAGCAAACGGCATTGAGCCGCCTCCACTAGCTCAGGAATCCGTCCCCCTTTATGAAACGTTGCATTGTCTAGCACTAGAGTCTGACCTGGCTTCAGTGTTGGAATTAAGATGAACTCCAACCACAACTCAAACACTGTCCGATTACAACAACCCTCAAAGCTAAAGGGGGCTAAGAGTTGTTGATGACACCATGGGGCCATATAGCTCACCCTGCCCTGCCTCTTCCCGGATTTGAGGGCATGGAAGCGTTGTCCTTCCTCGCAGTAACCATAAGGGTAATCCGAGTCCTGACTATTCATGCCGGCTTCATCGAGGTAGACCACTTCTTGTGGCTCCATCTGTTCAATCTGAGCCATAAACTCCTCTCGCTGTTGCTTCCAACGTTCTTGGTAGCCGTAAGTTTTTTTTCTGGTGAAGCCAATTTTCTTCAAGGCTCTGGATATGGTGCGAGGAGAGATGTCGTCATCCCAAAGTTCAGCCATTTGAGCGGAGGTTTTGTGGCCATGCTCTTGGGCAAAAGCCTTGAATTTCTGCCAGTCGGTAATTTTGTGGTTATTGCCAGGTGGGTGATTAGGTTTAGGGAGGAAGTCTCCGGTCTGTGCTTTTCTTTGCAGCCAGAGATTAATGGTGTTCCGGCTGACATGGAAAACTTGACTGGCTTCTGTTTTGGGCATACCGTCTAGTTCAATGGCATCAATAACTTTTTGTCTGAGGTCGTAACTATAGGGGGCTGGCATTTTGGGCCTTCTTAGTCATCTCGTCCTCTCCATTATACGTCCTAACTTTCCTGTCTTGTGATATAATTGGAATTGCGAAGCAGCCGGGCAGCTTATTCGCCCGGTCATCGTCAACGGCGGGCAGGTTTTTTACGTGTGGGACCGCAACGCCAATGGCAGCCACGAGACTGGTGACACGGTCACTTTCTCTGGCGACACCGGCCTTGCGGCCTTTATGGGCAAGGGCGCGCCATCGAACGTGACCGAGGATGTCAACAGCCGCAGCTTTACCCTCAACGGCGTTGACTTGCGATTGCCGACCGTCGGCATCCCAATCGTTGACAACCATTTTCAGTTTGCAGATGCTAATAATCAGGTGTACATCCCCGGCGTCACCACGGCGGAGGAAGATGCTGGGGGGTCTTGGCTCGTATTTCGCTCAAAGCACGCCCATAGGCAACGCCAGCAACCGTTTGCTCGGCGATACCAGTGAAAATCCGCACTACACCGACCTGCTGGCTATATGGGATGCTTTCAATGGCACAGCTCAGAACCACAATGCAAACGGTACGCCGCAGGGCTGGGATTCCAGCACCGCTCACTGGTCCGCGACACCGTCTGGCAGTGGTCGCGCCATTGTCCTTCTCACCGTTGGTCTCGCCGCCAACGATGGTGGCAACACTAACCGTCACACGGGTGTTGCATAATAGAAAATGATATTCTCAAATAAATCAAGATGGATTGTCCTTATTGCCAAAGCCATAAAGTAGTCAAAAATGGTCATCGTCAGGGAAAACAGAGTTACCTGTGCCGTGAATGTGGTCGCCAATTTCGAGAAAATCCCTGTCCTGGAGGTTACAGTTCTGATGCTGAGAGGGTGACAACGGAGGTCAAACCCAGACAGGGCAATTGTTTGAGATAATGGAGATATCGTCAAAAAGCGGGTGGCCTTGGGAGCCACCCTGACAAAAAATGCTAAGGACATTATACCAAAAACTATTACGAATCAATTTGAGCGAGAGTCAAGCACAGACGTTAGAACTCTTAGTGTTGATGCTTCAAAGTTATCGGCAAGTCAGATTATCAACCCTCGCCAACGTTTTTCCACAACCCATTCAATACAGTAGTCGCCTCCGAAATATCCAACGATTTCTGAAACTCCCCCAACTTTCGGCTAAGTTGCTGTGGTTCCCAATAATCAAGGCCGCTCTCAAATCTGAATTTAGAGAAAAACATTTAAATAGAGAGCAACGGAGAAAGCGCTCAAAATTCAGATTGAAAACCAAAAACTATGTAGCGGTTGCTCTCGACCGCACTCAATGGAGAGACCGAAATCTCCTGATGGTCACGATAATTTGGGGACATCATGCTTTACCAATATATTGGGAGCTACTCCCAAAGTTAGGCAGTAGCTCTTTCCGGGAACAGAAACGGGTATTAGGGCCGGTGTTGGCTCTTTTAAAACCTTATCCGGTTGTAGTGATAGGAGACCGTGAGTTTCATAGTGCTCAACTCGCGGACTGGCTCAGAGTAAGGGGTGTAAATGTTGTATTTCGTCAGAAAAAGAGTGCTTTTGTAGCTACCTCATGCCAGCCAGGTAAGTCTTTAAAAACTCAAGGATTTAAGTCGGGCGAATCCCATTTTTTTAAAAATGTAACCTTGCAAAAATTTGCACCTATTCATGGATTTAACCTAGGAGTTTATTGGCAAAAAATTCACCGAGGAAAAAAGGTAAAAAAACCTTGGTATTTACTAACTACGCTTGATAACCCCAAGCTGGTTAAGCAACTTTATCAAGCGCGGTGGGGTATCGAAATGATGTTTAGAGATTGTCAAAGTGGGGGCTATAATATGGAATCTACTCGGGTGGATTCAACCCGATTTTTAGCCTTGGTTTTGTTGATTACTTTTGCTTATTGGCTGGCGACACTAGGAGGTCATGAGTGGGAAGCTAATCACTTAGTAGCTTACCTCGGTCGAAGCGAAAAAACTCCTAATAATTTTCCCCATCACAGTATTTTTGGGCTCGGATTATCGGGTTATGCTTGGAGCCAGTCGCTAGTTTTCTGGCAAGAAGAGATGTTAGCATTGATGGCCCTCAAGCCTCATAAAGCTCATAATTTTCGGCAAGGACTAAATGCTCTATCCCTTGTACAGCAATCAGTCTAGCTCTATTGTCACCCTCTCAGGTTCTGATGTCAAAGAGCTTTGTGTGAAAATGTCCCTCAATGGCATGGGATTTCGAGCCATTGAGAGAGTCACTGGTATTTCTCACAACACAATACTTAACTGGGTT includes:
- a CDS encoding IS4-like element ISAtsp5 family transposase — its product is MLRTLYQKLLRINLSESQAQTLELLVLMLQSYRQVRLSTLANVFPQPIQYSSRLRNIQRFLKLPQLSAKLLWFPIIKAALKSEFREKHLNREQRRKRSKFRLKTKNYVAVALDRTQWRDRNLLMVTIIWGHHALPIYWELLPKLGSSSFREQKRVLGPVLALLKPYPVVVIGDREFHSAQLADWLRVRGVNVVFRQKKSAFVATSCQPGKSLKTQGFKSGESHFFKNVTLQKFAPIHGFNLGVYWQKIHRGKKVKKPWYLLTTLDNPKLVKQLYQARWGIEMMFRDCQSGGYNMESTRVDSTRFLALVLLITFAYWLATLGGHEWEANHLVAYLGRSEKTPNNFPHHSIFGLGLSGYAWSQSLVFWQEEMLALMALKPHKAHNFRQGLNALSLVQQSV
- a CDS encoding RRXRR domain-containing protein; the protein is MPNYQNYVFVVDTLGQPLSPTHPARARKLLKQGLAAVFRTYLFTIIALVKVVRTQLGERNPWHHGENQTAQYNGECGLSTTTNISLSC
- a CDS encoding IS630 family transposase → MPAPYSYDLRQKVIDAIELDGMPKTEASQVFHVSRNTINLWLQRKAQTGDFLPKPNHPPGNNHKITDWQKFKAFAQEHGHKTSAQMAELWDDDISPRTISRALKKIGFTRKKTYGYQERWKQQREEFMAQIEQMEPQEVVYLDEAGMNSQDSDYPYGYCEEGQRFHALKSGKRQGRVSYMAPWCHQQLLAPFSFEGCCNRTVFELWLEFILIPTLKPGQTLVLDNATFHKGGRIPELVEAAQCRLLYLPPYSPDLNKIEKCWSWLKARIRHCIEQFDSLHDAMDSVLQAAS